The proteins below come from a single Drosophila teissieri strain GT53w chromosome 3L, Prin_Dtei_1.1, whole genome shotgun sequence genomic window:
- the LOC122617890 gene encoding myophilin isoform X2 — protein MYQSKINSKYSEELAQESLEWIKAVTEEPINTSGDTDNFFEVLKDGVILCKLANALQPGSIKKINESKMAFKCMENISAFLACAKNFGVPTQETFQSVDLWERQNLNSVVICLQSLGRKASNFNKPSIGPKEADKNVRNFSDEQLRAGANVISLQYGSNKGATQSGINFGNTRHM, from the exons ATGTACCAGTCCAAG ATTAACTCCAAGTACAGCGAGGAGCTGGCCCAGGAGAGCCTCGAGTGGATCAAGGCCGTCACCGAGGAGCCCATCAACACATCCGGCGACACCGACAACTTCTTCGAGGTGCTCAAGGATGGCGTTATCCTGTGCAAACTGGCCAACGCCCTGCAGCCCGGCTCCATCAAGAAGATCAACGAGAGCAAAATGGCCTTCAAGTGCATGGAGAACATCTCGGCCTTCCTTGCGTGCGCCAAGAACTTCGGTGTGCCCACCCAGGAGACCTTCCAGAGCGTTGATCTGTGGGAGCGCCAGAATCTGAACTCGGTGGTTATCTGCCTGCAGTCGCTGGGTCGCAAG GCCTCCAACTTCAACAAGCCATCGATTGGCCCCAAGGAGGCCGACAAGAACGTGAGGAACTTCAGCGACGAGCAGCTGCGCGCCGGCGCCAACGTCATCTCCCTGCAGTACGGATCGAACAAGGGCGCCACCCAGTCCGGCATCAACTTCGGCAACACCCGGCACATGTAG
- the LOC122617890 gene encoding myophilin isoform X1, with translation MASNRAAKSGFAAEAQRKINSKYSEELAQESLEWIKAVTEEPINTSGDTDNFFEVLKDGVILCKLANALQPGSIKKINESKMAFKCMENISAFLACAKNFGVPTQETFQSVDLWERQNLNSVVICLQSLGRKASNFNKPSIGPKEADKNVRNFSDEQLRAGANVISLQYGSNKGATQSGINFGNTRHM, from the exons ATTAACTCCAAGTACAGCGAGGAGCTGGCCCAGGAGAGCCTCGAGTGGATCAAGGCCGTCACCGAGGAGCCCATCAACACATCCGGCGACACCGACAACTTCTTCGAGGTGCTCAAGGATGGCGTTATCCTGTGCAAACTGGCCAACGCCCTGCAGCCCGGCTCCATCAAGAAGATCAACGAGAGCAAAATGGCCTTCAAGTGCATGGAGAACATCTCGGCCTTCCTTGCGTGCGCCAAGAACTTCGGTGTGCCCACCCAGGAGACCTTCCAGAGCGTTGATCTGTGGGAGCGCCAGAATCTGAACTCGGTGGTTATCTGCCTGCAGTCGCTGGGTCGCAAG GCCTCCAACTTCAACAAGCCATCGATTGGCCCCAAGGAGGCCGACAAGAACGTGAGGAACTTCAGCGACGAGCAGCTGCGCGCCGGCGCCAACGTCATCTCCCTGCAGTACGGATCGAACAAGGGCGCCACCCAGTCCGGCATCAACTTCGGCAACACCCGGCACATGTAG